The Corynebacterium glaucum genome includes a region encoding these proteins:
- a CDS encoding PspC domain-containing protein — MTSPYINSPYMDPQEPKRLTRSVTHKMIGGVCAGLAEYLNVDPTLVRLVFVFLFLAGIFPGVLAYIISWMVIPPEF; from the coding sequence ATGACTTCCCCGTACATCAACTCCCCGTACATGGACCCTCAGGAGCCGAAGCGCCTTACCCGTTCTGTCACCCACAAGATGATCGGCGGCGTGTGCGCCGGCCTGGCCGAGTACCTCAACGTTGATCCGACGCTGGTCCGCCTGGTCTTCGTCTTCCTGTTCCTCGCAGGCATCTTCCCGGGCGTGCTCGCCTACATCATCTCGTGGATGGTGATCCCGCCGGAGTTTTAA
- a CDS encoding EamA family transporter, with product MNVSAFRPVLFVLIGSLGIQSSAVISSTLFAELGTVAVSTFRLAVAALLLFAVFRPSLRAMTRERWINAAVYGIAMAAMNQFFFAAVERLPLGVAVTLDFLGPCLVSFFGIKHWRGRIWALVGFAGVMLIAGPSSGLDPVGIAFGLLAGAFFATYTVFAERVGKAEGGLGDLAISVGVAAIVTMPLAAPKLTQVTMNAWLVLTLAAVVGVVIPYIADTLAAKYSSAQVVGTLFALDPVVGSLLGWLFAGDALTARMVAGIAMVTIAGAVITWSSARE from the coding sequence ATGAACGTTTCGGCATTTCGCCCCGTGCTGTTCGTGTTGATCGGCTCGCTGGGCATCCAATCTTCGGCCGTCATTTCCTCGACGCTGTTCGCGGAGCTCGGCACCGTCGCTGTCTCCACCTTCCGCCTCGCGGTTGCGGCGCTGCTGCTCTTTGCCGTCTTCCGGCCCTCGCTGCGAGCCATGACCCGCGAGCGCTGGATCAACGCCGCCGTCTACGGCATCGCCATGGCTGCAATGAACCAGTTCTTCTTCGCAGCCGTCGAACGCCTCCCGCTGGGTGTCGCGGTCACGCTCGACTTCCTCGGGCCCTGCCTGGTTTCGTTCTTCGGCATCAAGCACTGGCGCGGGCGCATCTGGGCGCTCGTGGGATTCGCCGGCGTCATGCTCATCGCCGGCCCATCGTCCGGTCTCGACCCAGTCGGCATCGCGTTCGGTCTGCTCGCCGGCGCATTCTTCGCCACCTACACCGTCTTCGCCGAGCGGGTCGGCAAGGCGGAGGGCGGCCTCGGCGACCTCGCGATCTCCGTCGGCGTTGCCGCCATTGTCACCATGCCGCTCGCCGCGCCGAAGCTGACCCAGGTCACCATGAACGCCTGGCTCGTACTCACCCTCGCCGCGGTCGTGGGTGTGGTCATCCCGTACATTGCTGACACCTTGGCGGCCAAGTATTCCTCCGCGCAGGTCGTCGGCACGCTCTTTGCTCTTGACCCGGTGGTGGGCTCGCTGCTGGGCTGGCTGTTTGCGGGCGATGCGCTCACCGCACGCATGGTCGCGGGCATCGCCATGGTGACCATCGCCGGCGCAGTGATCACCTGGAGTTCCGCAAGAGAGTAA
- a CDS encoding AAA family ATPase, which translates to MRIHSVVIDNFRAIEHLEMDDLPETGVIIIEGNNEAGKSTILDAITLVLRWPAKSKRQEVKACAPAGRDEGPEVALTATVGQTTFRIRKRWLKKPVSELSVTAPTRAQYTGEEAEAQLEAILSANLDRELAELLFLRQGELEAGAQAAGVSSISAALQAASGAEAVGEEDTELMAAVEKEYRRYFQPKTGKPKADYQALFAAVESAREAAEGAKQQVDALAGYVDEHARRQEEIRRVDAELPGAEEEAVELARAAGEAAQLRDKAQQAGQQLAQARVNCDRAESDLEAREALVARVSATEAEAEALRADAEQAREAGDAEQAKVAQLTEERDAAKQTLANARERAKAAAKALELIRARRQLRERDELLARVEEADAAYTALVESAPSRVVADSDINALDAAESELKLQRTLRDTAAAKLDITADRAAITVDGSPLDISGTTAVNVFEGTELQLGDFHVVYRAARGTTDPHEAVERAERALQELLEAVGCGTVAEARAARDAHRDHATELAAATRRREDLLSGSDLATLLAERTALAQRVEQLTAHTSTELSLDDESVAALAVADGDTAVSQAEAAADAAEAKLKPFAERPAHAALVALETKAEAKEHELEAVRAERAAAEEKQPTEALTQALETARAAVEEAKVVADSLAADAAAANPDIAEQLARGAENRVATLRDRRTQAQNRLIELGGRIEMAEGAAERLDRAEAELEKAESDLERATRRADAARLLRETMVAHRDAARARYTAPFNDAVRKHASVIFGPTVDFNFGDQLEVTARTVDGVTVPLTDLSGGTKEQLALLTRFAIADLVTGSGETAPVPVVVDDALGATDPYRLGLMNVLFEQVGQKAQVLVLTCFPQRFDRVNAAKRLSMDELKLRSAGSA; encoded by the coding sequence CGGCTGGTCGCGACGAAGGTCCGGAGGTCGCGCTGACGGCGACGGTGGGGCAGACGACATTTCGGATTCGGAAGCGGTGGTTGAAAAAGCCTGTGTCCGAGTTGTCCGTGACTGCGCCGACGCGCGCGCAGTACACCGGTGAGGAAGCGGAGGCGCAGCTTGAGGCGATCTTGAGCGCGAACCTCGACCGAGAGCTGGCGGAGCTGCTGTTCTTGCGCCAGGGCGAGCTGGAGGCGGGCGCGCAGGCGGCTGGTGTGAGCTCGATTTCGGCGGCGCTGCAGGCGGCGTCTGGAGCGGAGGCGGTGGGTGAGGAGGACACCGAACTCATGGCCGCGGTGGAGAAGGAGTACAGGCGCTACTTCCAGCCAAAGACCGGCAAACCGAAGGCGGACTACCAAGCGTTGTTCGCCGCTGTCGAGTCCGCGCGCGAGGCGGCTGAGGGTGCGAAGCAGCAGGTCGACGCGTTGGCTGGGTACGTCGATGAGCATGCCCGCAGGCAGGAGGAGATCCGCCGGGTGGACGCTGAGCTGCCGGGAGCGGAGGAAGAGGCCGTAGAGCTCGCCCGGGCGGCGGGTGAGGCCGCGCAGTTGCGGGACAAGGCGCAGCAGGCGGGGCAGCAGCTCGCGCAGGCGCGGGTGAACTGCGATCGGGCGGAAAGCGACCTTGAGGCGCGGGAGGCGCTGGTGGCGCGGGTTTCGGCCACCGAGGCCGAGGCGGAGGCGCTGCGCGCGGATGCCGAGCAGGCGCGGGAGGCCGGCGATGCTGAGCAGGCGAAGGTTGCCCAGCTCACCGAAGAGCGCGACGCCGCGAAACAGACGCTGGCCAACGCACGCGAGCGCGCCAAAGCAGCCGCGAAGGCGCTGGAGCTGATTCGCGCACGCCGCCAACTACGCGAGCGCGACGAGCTGCTCGCCCGCGTCGAGGAGGCTGACGCGGCATACACCGCGCTGGTGGAATCCGCCCCGTCGCGTGTGGTTGCGGACAGCGACATCAACGCCCTCGACGCGGCCGAGAGCGAGTTGAAGCTCCAGCGCACGCTGCGCGACACCGCCGCCGCCAAGCTGGACATCACCGCCGATCGCGCGGCGATCACTGTCGACGGCTCGCCGTTGGACATCAGCGGCACCACCGCGGTCAACGTCTTCGAAGGCACCGAACTCCAACTCGGTGACTTTCACGTGGTTTACCGCGCGGCTCGGGGCACGACCGACCCCCACGAGGCGGTGGAGAGAGCGGAACGCGCGCTCCAGGAGTTGCTCGAGGCGGTGGGCTGCGGCACGGTCGCCGAGGCGCGCGCCGCCCGCGACGCTCACAGGGACCACGCGACGGAACTCGCCGCTGCCACGAGGCGTCGTGAAGACCTGCTTTCCGGCAGCGACCTCGCAACCCTGCTCGCCGAGCGCACCGCGTTGGCCCAGCGAGTCGAGCAGCTCACCGCGCACACTTCAACAGAGCTCTCGCTTGACGACGAGTCCGTGGCCGCCCTAGCCGTCGCCGACGGCGACACCGCGGTGTCGCAGGCTGAAGCCGCGGCCGATGCGGCCGAGGCGAAGCTCAAGCCGTTTGCGGAGCGCCCTGCCCACGCGGCACTGGTTGCGCTGGAAACGAAGGCGGAGGCCAAGGAACACGAGCTCGAAGCGGTGCGCGCTGAACGCGCGGCCGCAGAGGAGAAGCAGCCCACTGAGGCGCTGACCCAGGCGCTCGAGACGGCTCGCGCCGCGGTGGAGGAGGCGAAGGTAGTTGCCGATAGCCTCGCAGCAGATGCGGCGGCCGCGAATCCCGACATTGCCGAGCAGCTTGCGCGGGGTGCGGAGAACCGGGTGGCGACGCTGCGGGACCGTCGCACGCAAGCGCAGAACCGTCTGATCGAGCTTGGCGGGCGCATCGAGATGGCCGAGGGCGCTGCGGAGCGGTTAGACCGCGCCGAGGCTGAGCTGGAGAAGGCGGAAAGCGATCTTGAACGCGCTACCCGCCGCGCAGATGCCGCACGCCTGCTTCGAGAGACCATGGTGGCTCATCGCGATGCGGCGCGTGCGCGCTACACCGCGCCGTTCAACGACGCGGTGCGCAAGCATGCAAGTGTGATTTTCGGGCCGACTGTGGACTTCAACTTTGGTGATCAGCTCGAGGTCACTGCTCGCACCGTCGATGGGGTGACAGTGCCGCTCACGGACCTATCAGGTGGTACCAAGGAGCAGCTCGCGTTGCTGACCCGTTTCGCGATCGCGGATCTGGTGACCGGAAGCGGTGAAACCGCGCCCGTTCCAGTGGTGGTCGATGATGCGCTCGGCGCCACCGACCCCTATCGCCTCGGGCTGATGAATGTGCTCTTCGAGCAAGTGGGGCAGAAGGCACAGGTGCTGGTGCTCACCTGCTTCCCACAGCGCTTCGACCGCGTTAACGCCGCCAAGCGGCTAAGCATGGACGAGTTGAAGCTCCGCAGCGCGGGGAGTGCTTAA
- a CDS encoding YceI family protein yields the protein MSQLSGTWNLDPTFSSVDFVLRYAMVNKFRGKFTDYSATIEFDQEHPENSRAQAAIKMASLNTLHSERDAHVRNADFFDIENYPEATFASTAFNVDEHGTGTVDGELTLKGTAQPVTFEVKTFGIEEDAYGAVRLGFQATTTIDRAAFGIDFNMPLKTGGVMISNEIDIEINGSAIRA from the coding sequence ATGTCTCAGCTCTCCGGTACCTGGAACCTCGACCCCACATTCTCAAGCGTCGATTTCGTCCTTCGCTACGCAATGGTGAACAAGTTCCGCGGCAAGTTCACCGACTACAGCGCCACGATCGAGTTTGATCAGGAACACCCCGAGAACTCCCGCGCGCAGGCCGCAATCAAAATGGCATCGCTCAATACGCTGCACTCCGAGCGCGACGCGCACGTGCGCAACGCCGACTTCTTCGACATCGAGAACTACCCCGAGGCGACTTTCGCTTCCACCGCATTCAACGTCGACGAGCACGGCACCGGCACCGTCGACGGCGAACTCACGCTGAAGGGCACGGCCCAGCCAGTCACCTTCGAAGTCAAGACCTTCGGCATCGAAGAGGACGCATACGGTGCGGTCCGCTTGGGTTTCCAGGCAACCACCACCATCGACCGCGCGGCCTTCGGCATCGACTTCAACATGCCGCTGAAGACCGGCGGTGTCATGATTTCGAACGAGATCGATATCGAAATCAACGGTTCCGCAATCCGGGCTTAA
- a CDS encoding MarR family winged helix-turn-helix transcriptional regulator has protein sequence MSSPTRWLNDDEQHLWRLLLSSQWKLSRAIEESVQQTSNLSYSEFGVLVELSEAENRTLRLRDLCMHLEWDRSRASHQVTRMEKRGLVTKEPSPGDGRGVLVTLTDEGFSRLEAAVPEHVEVVRRMVFDHMKPSSAPVLEEFFSGIIAVREASAQSEVADAAGD, from the coding sequence ATGAGTTCGCCGACCCGATGGTTAAACGACGATGAACAGCACCTGTGGAGGCTGTTGCTGTCATCGCAGTGGAAGCTGTCACGCGCTATCGAAGAGTCGGTGCAGCAGACTTCGAACCTGTCGTATTCGGAGTTCGGAGTCCTGGTCGAGCTTTCGGAGGCGGAGAACCGCACGCTTCGGTTGCGCGATCTGTGCATGCATCTTGAATGGGATCGCTCCAGGGCTTCGCACCAAGTAACGCGCATGGAAAAACGCGGGCTGGTTACCAAAGAGCCGAGCCCGGGAGACGGCCGCGGCGTCCTGGTTACCCTTACCGATGAGGGATTTAGCCGCCTCGAAGCGGCGGTGCCAGAGCACGTCGAGGTAGTGCGGCGCATGGTGTTCGACCATATGAAGCCGTCCAGCGCGCCAGTGCTTGAAGAGTTCTTCTCCGGCATCATCGCCGTGCGCGAGGCATCTGCTCAGTCTGAGGTGGCTGACGCGGCCGGCGATTAA
- a CDS encoding type 1 glutamine amidotransferase domain-containing protein — MKFLALSTSAHRYETSGIRTGMWLGEFTHFYDVLTEAGHEVELASVAGGTIPIDPVSLKTPVIQMGGTNKRYEDPEFMSLLDNTPSISDVDLDSYAGIYLIGGHGTMFDFTNETVKAAVAHFADAGKIVSGVCHGPVGLLEVTLADGNSLLDGRRVTGYSWSEEKLARRTDEVPFSLEEKLSAEAGEYTTAAVPMTKHVVVDGNLVTGQNPTSATGVGEAVLELLG, encoded by the coding sequence ATGAAGTTTCTCGCACTTTCAACCAGCGCTCACCGTTACGAGACCTCCGGCATTCGCACCGGCATGTGGCTCGGCGAATTCACCCATTTTTACGACGTGCTCACCGAAGCCGGCCACGAGGTCGAACTCGCCAGCGTCGCGGGCGGCACCATCCCGATCGACCCGGTCAGCCTCAAAACCCCCGTCATCCAGATGGGGGGCACGAACAAGCGTTATGAGGACCCGGAATTCATGTCGCTGCTGGACAACACTCCGTCGATAAGCGATGTGGACCTTGACTCTTATGCCGGCATCTACCTGATCGGCGGCCATGGCACGATGTTTGACTTCACCAACGAGACCGTGAAGGCAGCCGTCGCGCACTTCGCCGATGCTGGCAAGATCGTTTCCGGTGTGTGCCACGGACCGGTCGGGTTGCTCGAGGTCACCCTCGCTGATGGCAATTCGCTTCTCGACGGCCGACGTGTCACCGGTTACTCGTGGTCCGAGGAGAAACTGGCTCGGCGCACCGACGAGGTTCCGTTCAGCCTTGAGGAGAAGCTCAGCGCGGAGGCGGGGGAGTACACGACCGCCGCGGTGCCGATGACGAAGCACGTGGTTGTGGACGGCAACCTGGTCACCGGCCAGAACCCGACGAGCGCGACGGGTGTTGGCGA
- a CDS encoding alpha/beta fold hydrolase, with the protein MSQVKPAKSIRKAVSATAAGIAIAAAALTTPTANAQQAPEITWEQCPVHVSAPNTQCGRIEVPMRYDDPDGQKISVGFLKRSAANPAARRGTIFGNPGGPGGDTYMYFGTALEWPEEITNEWDLVTVQSRGLPHSTPLECEVETPQNPIDAAKMQVDANLSHGGFMRSICQGDKPGYPETITTENHARDWEMVRQALGQERISIIGLSYGTYLGSAYATMYPQHTDRVVLDSAMDPNSQWQQLLGDQIGGFERALHDYFAWVAANEATFGMGDTPLKAYQHWYNAVAAEAGTNPTVTPPPARIGDLPPGLEFTGQAGADAMTATGKARVEGEGIISRTLNPGSNQINSPLLHNTIGMLPRPEMWGVIAGLTNGTVSPEDLNGDRELTPAEIEEAQAQMQGIELLQRAQLCNENVAPPVYTLLPELFWSQATGNRFTLPYSFIASGAYCSGAGPVAGVAPMDGSQLQTRPLQFNGTGDPQTVYAGRHTIANAMNSHLVTVHGPGHGHVAFGNDAVDRQVVNYLRTGELGPVDQPGYFDQ; encoded by the coding sequence ATGTCCCAGGTTAAACCGGCAAAGTCGATCCGAAAGGCGGTGAGCGCAACCGCCGCGGGCATCGCGATCGCGGCGGCTGCCCTGACCACCCCGACGGCGAACGCCCAGCAAGCGCCGGAGATCACCTGGGAGCAGTGCCCGGTGCACGTTAGCGCTCCGAACACCCAGTGCGGTCGTATCGAGGTACCGATGCGCTACGACGACCCGGACGGGCAGAAGATTTCCGTCGGTTTCCTGAAGCGCTCGGCGGCAAACCCGGCGGCGCGCCGCGGAACCATCTTTGGCAACCCGGGCGGTCCTGGTGGCGACACCTACATGTACTTCGGCACCGCCCTCGAGTGGCCGGAAGAGATCACCAACGAGTGGGATCTTGTGACCGTGCAGTCGCGCGGCCTGCCGCACTCCACTCCGCTTGAGTGCGAGGTGGAGACCCCGCAGAACCCGATTGATGCGGCGAAGATGCAGGTGGACGCCAACCTCTCGCACGGCGGTTTCATGCGCTCCATCTGCCAGGGCGACAAGCCGGGCTATCCGGAAACCATCACCACCGAGAACCACGCGCGTGACTGGGAGATGGTGCGCCAGGCACTTGGCCAAGAGCGCATCTCCATCATCGGCCTGTCTTACGGCACCTACCTCGGCTCCGCGTACGCCACGATGTATCCGCAGCACACCGACCGCGTGGTGTTGGACTCTGCGATGGACCCGAACTCCCAATGGCAGCAGCTCCTCGGCGATCAGATCGGCGGCTTCGAGCGCGCACTGCACGACTATTTCGCATGGGTTGCAGCAAACGAGGCGACCTTCGGCATGGGTGACACCCCGCTGAAGGCGTACCAGCATTGGTACAACGCGGTCGCTGCGGAAGCTGGCACCAACCCGACGGTGACTCCCCCACCGGCGCGCATCGGCGATCTGCCTCCGGGGCTGGAGTTCACCGGCCAGGCTGGCGCGGATGCAATGACCGCAACCGGCAAGGCGCGTGTTGAGGGCGAGGGCATCATCTCCCGCACCCTGAACCCGGGTTCAAACCAGATCAACTCACCGCTTCTGCATAACACCATTGGCATGCTGCCCCGTCCGGAGATGTGGGGTGTCATCGCGGGTCTGACCAACGGTACTGTCTCCCCCGAGGATTTGAATGGCGACAGGGAGCTCACCCCGGCGGAGATCGAGGAAGCACAGGCGCAGATGCAGGGTATTGAGCTCCTGCAGCGTGCTCAGCTGTGCAACGAAAACGTGGCCCCGCCGGTGTACACCCTGCTTCCGGAGCTGTTCTGGTCGCAGGCCACCGGCAACCGGTTCACCCTGCCGTACTCCTTCATCGCATCCGGCGCATACTGCTCCGGCGCAGGCCCGGTCGCGGGTGTGGCACCGATGGACGGTTCCCAGCTGCAGACCCGTCCGCTGCAGTTCAACGGCACCGGTGACCCACAGACCGTCTACGCGGGCCGCCACACCATTGCCAACGCAATGAACTCGCACCTGGTCACCGTCCACGGCCCGGGCCACGGCCACGTCGCGTTCGGCAACGATGCAGTTGACCGCCAGGTGGTCAACTACCTGCGCACCGGCGAGCTTGGCCCGGTCGACCAGCCCGGATACTTCGACCAGTAA
- a CDS encoding YceI family protein, producing MTELSGTWTLDPTHSSVNFIARHAMVTRIRGSFQDFNATLHINQDAPETSSVEALIQIASVNTGNADRDTHLRKNDFFEADRYPEARFVSTMFHVDEKGNGTVEGDMTIKGITKPIILIVATFGIQPDPMGNTRLGFEAATTFNRHAFGLDFDAPIETGGVLISNEIKVEIEGSAIRTGDSAAG from the coding sequence ATGACCGAACTGTCCGGTACATGGACCCTTGACCCCACCCATTCCAGCGTTAACTTCATCGCTCGGCACGCGATGGTGACCAGGATCCGCGGATCGTTCCAAGATTTCAACGCAACCCTGCATATCAACCAGGACGCACCCGAAACATCCTCCGTCGAGGCGTTGATCCAAATCGCCTCGGTGAACACGGGTAACGCAGACCGCGACACCCACCTGCGCAAAAACGACTTCTTCGAGGCCGATAGGTACCCCGAGGCACGCTTCGTCTCAACCATGTTCCACGTCGATGAGAAGGGCAACGGCACCGTTGAGGGCGACATGACCATCAAAGGCATCACCAAGCCGATCATCCTCATCGTCGCAACCTTTGGCATTCAACCCGACCCGATGGGCAACACCCGTTTGGGATTTGAAGCCGCGACGACGTTTAACCGTCACGCTTTCGGCCTGGATTTCGATGCGCCCATTGAAACCGGCGGTGTGCTCATCTCCAACGAGATCAAGGTGGAAATTGAAGGCTCGGCAATCCGAACCGGGGATAGCGCAGCGGGATAA